AACTGGCGTAGAAATTATTGCAGTCGACGATGGCAAATGTACGGTTCATGAGTGGCGCAGGCTATGGACGACCGTGGTTGCAACCCCAAAGACTTCAAGATCAGCATCTTCAGGTAGGTCGATGGGCGCAAGTAAACAGTTCATCGGGACCAGTCTCATCTTGGGTTTCGTTTCCAGCATTTTAACCGTCAACTCACCATTCACTGAGACGATCACAATGTCGCCATGAGACGCGCTAATGGATCGATCAACAACCAGAACATCTCCAGGAAAGATTCCAGCTTCTATCATCGAGTCACCCGTCGCCCTAACGAAGTAGGTAGCCGAAGGATTCTTGATGCAGAGGTCATTGAGATCAAGTTTCTGTTCACAATAATCGGTAGCTGGGCTAGGAAAACCTGCCGCCACAGCGTCTGAGAATAACGGGATGTCAAGTTGCTCAAACTCCCCACTTTCACCGACATTTACAACTGACATTGCCTCTCCTAGTCTCCAGTCCTAATGCTTTACAAACAGCTAACAACACCTATTGTCATCTTAAGTCACTACGGTGCGACATGGGGCATTATTTTCAGGAAAATAGATGGAAGCGCTTGGACTGGACGATAGCCAATAGATTATCTGCTAAACAGGCAGGATACAGGCAGGAGAATCTGTGCTGACATGATTCACCGTATTGGCAACGACATACTCCTCAAGCAGATCGGATGGATAAGGCAGGAACAGTTCAGCGAGATTAGCAATATCGTTATTGTCACGACTCAGCCAGCGATTGAACTCGTCGTTGTGCAGGAGCACGGGCATTCGGTCATGAATCTTTTTCACCAGAGCGTTGGCAGTCGTCGTCAGTACCGTGCATGTTTCAATGAGCTCACCTGTTGGTGATTTCCAGCTCTCCCACAGACCCGCCATCGCCATGAGATCGCCGCCACGAAGTCTTATGTAATGGGGTATTTTTTC
Above is a genomic segment from Geopsychrobacter electrodiphilus DSM 16401 containing:
- the umuD gene encoding translesion error-prone DNA polymerase V autoproteolytic subunit is translated as MSVVNVGESGEFEQLDIPLFSDAVAAGFPSPATDYCEQKLDLNDLCIKNPSATYFVRATGDSMIEAGIFPGDVLVVDRSISASHGDIVIVSVNGELTVKMLETKPKMRLVPMNCLLAPIDLPEDADLEVFGVATTVVHSLRHS